The stretch of DNA CAGGCCGAGCGAAGCCGTACCCGTGCCATGTCCGAAGATGCGAGATTCTTGCAGGGCGAAGAGGATATCGCGCCAATAGACGCCCGGACGCCAGGTCACTTCCGTTTCCCGAGCCATGGGCGAGAGCGTCTCGGCACAGAACCGATAGAGGGCGATGAGGTGCTCTGGATGAATCAGGGCGAGTCCCACCAGCGCTAGGACGATTCCTCCGCTGATCTTCCCGATGGGAAAGGAGGGCTTTCGAAATCGGGCGATCCACGCAGTGAGCTGATCTCGCCCAACCCTCACGGCGAGGAGCAAGAGCGCAACGCCAACAAGCAGAAGTGCTGCGCGCTGCGCGCTCACGATGAGTCCCGCTCCGATGAGCGCGAATGCGAGCCACAAGATCCGTTCTTGGCGACGACGCGCAGAAAGCACGGAGCGCATGAGCGCGCGAATCTTTCGCGTCGGCTCTTCCCTCAACGCTCGCCTCTCGTCGCGCTGCAGGCTTTGCCAATACGAGAGCGCTCCCAATCCGAGGAAGAACAGGATGAACAGATATTGCGCGAACCGTCCGGCATCCACGAAGACCGACGTCGGCCGGGGGATGAACATCTGACTCTCCGGAGCGATGCGGATCAATGCCAGCCGGAGTCCGGGGACGAACCCTTCCGGGTTCAAAAAATCCAGTCCGATCAGGGCTTGGAGCACGCCGAGCATCGCGACTATCCCACCGAGGACGAGGGCGAATAGCAGGAAGCGACGCAATCGCTCCTCGGAGTCGAAGTATGCGTAGCCGAGATACAGCAGGGGAATGTAGAGGAAGTGCATTCGCATCCCGATGATCGGAATCAGCGGATGCTCGATCTGCGGATTGAAACATTCGGCCACAGCCAGCGCGACCAGGGCGACTAGCGGCGTGCGAATCGGATTTTGGAACTCTCCGGTGCGCCGGTTCATCACGCGGGCGAAGAGGAAGCTCGCATAAGTCAGCACGATCAGCGCGTCCTTGGCTCCATAGAGGACGATGCGATTGCCGAGGTACTTGCGGATCAAATCCTCCACGACGATCCAGGCGAAGAAGCTCAGAATACCGAATCGCCAATTCCGCAAAATCAGAAGTCCTACGGCCCCGGCTCCGGCGAAGACGATGGCGACGACCATCGTTCGCCAATCGGCTTGAAGCAAAAGATGCGCCAAACCGAAACCGGCGAACACGGCGACGGCGAAGGCCATCGCCGAAGCTCTCAGCACGAAGTTTTGATGAGGCGTCGCCCGGTACATGCTGCGTTTCCGTCATCGGAACGGCGCAACGCTCGTCGCGCTTGCCAATAGGTCCGCAGGCCCTGCCATTTCCCCGCCAGGGAAAGACGGAGTTGCTCGCCCCATGATTGGCGAGGAGTGCGCATGGCTTCCCACAAGGCCGTCAATAGCCCCAGCGACCGACGCTCCCCTCGCACGAAGAAGTAGAGGAGGAAGGCGAGTTTCCCGAGCCAGGGGAGATGCTTCAGCATGAGGTATGTGTGGTTGTGGCTATAGCTGTAGATGAGCTGTTTGAGATCTCCGCGCGCTTCCTCCGGAATGGCGCGCGGCGCTTCGAAATGACGCACACGACATTCGGGATCGAAGAGGATGCGGTATCCGAGCCGTCGCACTTGAAGCGCGATATCCAGCTCGAACTGAACGCCATAGCCGATGAAGCGGGGATCTACCTCGATGCGCTCGAGGATCTCTCGCCGAATGACGGCGTTGGCTCCCTGGAATCCAGCGACCGATCTCAAGACATGCGTCTCCTCCGGCCGCTCAAATCCTCCGACATATCGGCCGTACCAAGAGAGGACTCCCACGCGCTTCGGCGCAGGCAAGTCCACAGGATGGCCATTTTTGTACGGGATGATCCGACCGGCGACGATCCCCACAGTCGGATCGACGAAATGACGGCTTCCGCGCTCGATCCACTCCGGCTCAGCCTCCGCATCGTCGTCGGTGACGAAGACCAGCTCGACATCCGTACGAGCGCGCAGCGCCTCGATTCCTCGCTTGAAAGCCCACACCGGACCAGGGAGAGCAACGCTCACCGCGTGGATCTCGACGGGCGATCCCAGGAGGTCTCGAATCCCATCGGATCGGCCCGTCGGTGAAGCTCCTTCTCGCCGTTCGGCGATCGCCTCTTGGAATCGTCGTACGACGGCGTGGGATGCCTCATCATCGTCACGCACGACAACGACGATGCACCGCGGGCGATGCGTTTGATGAAGGAGGGAGCGCAAGCATCGCTCCAAATAGGCCGGCCGACGATAGGTCGGGACGAGCACCGCCGCCTCCGGACGCGCTTGCTGCCCTTCGTTCATCGCAGGTGAGCGTTGCGAGGCATCACGGACGAAAGGACCTTCGCTAAACTCCACCATCGCGCCCACAGATTTCGAACGAACTCTCGGAAGATGTTGCTCCACCACCAGAGCGCGAACACGTAGATCGCTGCTCCCAATGCTGTCGCAGCGAGCAGCGCCGGCAAATCCGTCACTCGCGGACTGATTTCGTACAAGAGGCCCCCCACGATTCCACCGACAAACACCGGTTTTCCGAGAGCCTCCCAGAAGCGCACGCGCTCAGCGCGCGCGGACGACCGCAACTGCTGCACAAGCCAGAAGGTGGGAGCCCAAACGGCGAATGCGGAAGCCGCCGCGATGCCATAAAACCCCCAGTGCGATGCCAGCACGACAGCCACTCCCATTTCAAGCACCGACCACGCTGCGACGCTCCGCGAAGCGATGGAGAACAACCCCATCCCGTTCGCAAAGAAGACGAAAAGCCCGAGCAGCGCGCTGCCGATCATGCGGATCCCAAAGAGATAGAGCGCCGGAAGAGCGGGCATCCATTTCTCCGTGTAGATCACGGTGATCACAGGCTGAGCCAGGCCCAGGAGCAGCGCGAGCAAAACCGTCATCAGACTCGTGAGCGCGAATGTCATCCCCTCGATGACTCGGCCTATGGACGGCGAGCGCTCCTCCTGCGATTCGGATAATCGAGCCACCAGCGAGAACCCCACGCGCATGAGAGCGGCGGCGAAGACGTGATAGCCTGCGTAGGTGAGGTTCCGGGCCCACACGAGATATCCCACGGCCGTCGTGCCGAAAATCGGCCCGGCGATCAACGGCGGCGTGTGCTCGCGAAGGAACCCAAAGAAGTCCGTGCGTTGGCACGGAAATCCACTTCGCCACAACGCGACAAGTGATTCGCGCTCGATGCCGACGCTTATGGGCCAACGCGCCAAGCTCGCGCTCAAGAGCGTTCGTCCAAGGCTCGCCGCGAACGTTCCCCCCACCAAACTCCAGAGGCCGAATCCCTTCCACGCCAAGCTCACAGCCACTCCGGCATACAGCACTCCGCCCACAATTGAGATCGCGCTGAGCGCTCCATACGCCATTCGCCGCTCCAAGACGACGTTGGAGAGACGCTCCACCGGAGCCATCATCACCATCGGCACTCCTAACCACGCGAGCGCGCGAGTGAAATCCCCCCCGAGATCGAAAATGCGCGCTAAAGAAGAGGCGAGCGCAAGGAGCAGGAGCGACAAACCGGCAGCGCCCATGAATTGAAGCGTGAACGAAGTGCGCCACTCGTTCTCCTCCACGGCGGCGGGCCGCTGGACGAGCACGGTCCCCTGACCGAACTCGCTCAGGACGTGCGCGAGCGAGACGACGAACATCAGAACGGCAAACGTCCCAAACTCCGTCGGCCCCAATCTTCGCGCCAGGAACACACTGCTCGCCAATTGAATGGCGAGCAATGCCATCTGCCCCACAGCGAGGGCGATGGCGCCTATGACGGCCTTTTCGGTGAGAGAGGAGCGCATGCGGACCGAGAGCGCGCGGCTCGTTCACTTCCAGCGCTCAGCGAAGAATTCCACGGTCCGACGCAATCCCTCTTCGAAGGAGACCAGCGGCCGATAGCCGAGCCCGGCTTCGGCCTTGCTCATATCCGCCTGCGTATGGCGCACGTCCCCTTTCCGAGGAGGGGTATGACGCGCCGGGAGCGATCGGCCGAAAATTCTCTCCAAATGGGCTTTCACCTCGAGCACAGAATACCGCTGCCCGCATCCGATGTTGAACACTTCGCCGGCGATGCCAGGCTGTGTCGCCGCGCACACGTTCGCTTCCACGACATTCTCCACATACGTGAAATCTCGCGACTGAAGCCCATCTCCATGGATCTCCAACGGCTCTCCGCGCAGGGCAGCGAGGATGAAGCGCGGGATCACGGCCGCGTACTCCGATCGAGGGTCTTGCCGCGGTCCGAAGACGTTGAAATATCGGAGGCTCACGGTCTCCATCCCATAGAGCCTCGTGAAGACCGCGCAGTATTGCTCGCCGGCGAGTTTGGAGACGGCATACGGAGAGACCGGACGCGGCGGTTGCGATTCGCGAAGCGGCAGTTCCGAAGTCTCACCATACACAGAAGAAGACGAAGCGAAGACGACGCGTCGCACTCCCGCTTCGCGGGCCGCCTGCAAGAGGTTCACTGTGCCGAGCACGTTCACCGCCGTCGTCGCCATCGGATCCTCGACCGAACGCGGGACCGATCGCAGCGCCGCCTGATGCAGGACGTAATCCACACCGACGACGGCGCGACGCACGACTTCCGGATCGCGCACATCCCCTTCGAGGAACTCGATCCGATCCCACACGGCGGCCAGATTCTCTCGCCGCCCTTCGGAGAGATCGTCGAGCACGCGCACTCGATGGCCCAGAGCGACTAAGCGCTCGACTACATGCGATCCGATGAATCCCGCTCCTCCCGTGACCAAATACGTCGCCATAGGGGGTATCCTACATGGGCGCCTCTCTTCGGAACAAGGGACGCGCGCGAGACGCGCGCAGGCTACCGCCGTTTCGGCCAGCGGCCGATCTCTCCCACGTTCGATTTGCTCCGATCATCACTCGCGACCGAGGCGCAGAAGCACGGCCACTAAACTCAGGAAGACAAGCGCATTCGCCGTGATCTGCAACCCGAAGTCCACGAGACTGTGGATCAAACCTGCCGCGATCCCCGCGCTCGTTCCCACGGCCAAGCTCCATTGACGCGTCCCGGCCGTGAGCGAGAGCGAACGCCGCATGGTCCGAATCAAAAAGGCGAGGAATCCGATCCCGATGATTCCTCCCGCGACTCCCGTCTCGGCCAGAAGCTGCAGATAGTCGTTATGCGCTTCCGCCGTGTATCGCAGTCCGGGGCTCGAGTCATAGTGCGGATACATCGTCGCGAACGCGCCGAGACCGATGCCGAAGATCGGATGGTCGGCGATCATCCGAAGCGTCGCGCGCCAAATCTCGCTCCGAACGACGAACGCGTCGTCGCGAAAGCGTTCGATCAAACGTTCGCCGAGCCTCTCACCGCCTACTCCGATCCCGAGGCCAATCGCCAGACTGAGGATCAAACACGCGCGCCCGAGAGTTCGGCGAAGCTTCCCCTCACCTCCCCACCACTT from Blastocatellia bacterium encodes:
- a CDS encoding O-antigen ligase family protein; the protein is MYRATPHQNFVLRASAMAFAVAVFAGFGLAHLLLQADWRTMVVAIVFAGAGAVGLLILRNWRFGILSFFAWIVVEDLIRKYLGNRIVLYGAKDALIVLTYASFLFARVMNRRTGEFQNPIRTPLVALVALAVAECFNPQIEHPLIPIIGMRMHFLYIPLLYLGYAYFDSEERLRRFLLFALVLGGIVAMLGVLQALIGLDFLNPEGFVPGLRLALIRIAPESQMFIPRPTSVFVDAGRFAQYLFILFFLGLGALSYWQSLQRDERRALREEPTRKIRALMRSVLSARRRQERILWLAFALIGAGLIVSAQRAALLLVGVALLLLAVRVGRDQLTAWIARFRKPSFPIGKISGGIVLALVGLALIHPEHLIALYRFCAETLSPMARETEVTWRPGVYWRDILFALQESRIFGHGTGTASLGLQYLYGLDYFYHGETGSIYRVEGGYASVIWEWGWVGIAFWLWWTTVLVFTAARTARRLEGSRFFGLAIALVLFLGLLHFPYFFLGLPVYQNYVNNAYHWFLCGLLFRLPKLAAEAAPDAPTE
- a CDS encoding glycosyltransferase; protein product: MNEGQQARPEAAVLVPTYRRPAYLERCLRSLLHQTHRPRCIVVVVRDDDEASHAVVRRFQEAIAERREGASPTGRSDGIRDLLGSPVEIHAVSVALPGPVWAFKRGIEALRARTDVELVFVTDDDAEAEPEWIERGSRHFVDPTVGIVAGRIIPYKNGHPVDLPAPKRVGVLSWYGRYVGGFERPEETHVLRSVAGFQGANAVIRREILERIEVDPRFIGYGVQFELDIALQVRRLGYRILFDPECRVRHFEAPRAIPEEARGDLKQLIYSYSHNHTYLMLKHLPWLGKLAFLLYFFVRGERRSLGLLTALWEAMRTPRQSWGEQLRLSLAGKWQGLRTYWQARRALRRSDDGNAACTGRRLIKTSC
- a CDS encoding oligosaccharide flippase family protein, with product MRSSLTEKAVIGAIALAVGQMALLAIQLASSVFLARRLGPTEFGTFAVLMFVVSLAHVLSEFGQGTVLVQRPAAVEENEWRTSFTLQFMGAAGLSLLLLALASSLARIFDLGGDFTRALAWLGVPMVMMAPVERLSNVVLERRMAYGALSAISIVGGVLYAGVAVSLAWKGFGLWSLVGGTFAASLGRTLLSASLARWPISVGIERESLVALWRSGFPCQRTDFFGFLREHTPPLIAGPIFGTTAVGYLVWARNLTYAGYHVFAAALMRVGFSLVARLSESQEERSPSIGRVIEGMTFALTSLMTVLLALLLGLAQPVITVIYTEKWMPALPALYLFGIRMIGSALLGLFVFFANGMGLFSIASRSVAAWSVLEMGVAVVLASHWGFYGIAAASAFAVWAPTFWLVQQLRSSARAERVRFWEALGKPVFVGGIVGGLLYEISPRVTDLPALLAATALGAAIYVFALWWWSNIFREFVRNLWARWWSLAKVLSSVMPRNAHLR
- a CDS encoding SDR family oxidoreductase, which gives rise to MATYLVTGGAGFIGSHVVERLVALGHRVRVLDDLSEGRRENLAAVWDRIEFLEGDVRDPEVVRRAVVGVDYVLHQAALRSVPRSVEDPMATTAVNVLGTVNLLQAAREAGVRRVVFASSSSVYGETSELPLRESQPPRPVSPYAVSKLAGEQYCAVFTRLYGMETVSLRYFNVFGPRQDPRSEYAAVIPRFILAALRGEPLEIHGDGLQSRDFTYVENVVEANVCAATQPGIAGEVFNIGCGQRYSVLEVKAHLERIFGRSLPARHTPPRKGDVRHTQADMSKAEAGLGYRPLVSFEEGLRRTVEFFAERWK